One genomic window of Malaciobacter molluscorum LMG 25693 includes the following:
- a CDS encoding sensor histidine kinase — translation MFNKLKSISDLIISIVFSIVIWLVLGHYDAFEKLMYFLRTHEEYELDELLLLLMVFGIISIFYIYRRVVEQRVINSQLKKLNETLEQKVKNEIDKRRKQEQMLIQQSKLAAMGEMIGNIAHQWRQPLNALGLVIQNIQFSYSRGELNEENLSRNINKANMLTTNMSNTIDDFRNFFKPDKQKEIFKVYEPIKKAIYLIEATLEKNKIKIETSFENDLEIYGFENEFSQSILNIISNAKDAIIENNISLGEIKIKTFKIEDNIIIEIKDNAGGVKAEIKDKIFEPYFTTKEEGKGMGIGLYMSKTIIENNMDGQINIKDIPNGSCFVIKLSIPNIKNDIR, via the coding sequence ATGTTTAACAAATTAAAAAGTATAAGTGATTTGATTATTTCAATTGTTTTTTCGATAGTTATTTGGTTAGTTCTTGGGCATTATGATGCATTTGAAAAATTAATGTATTTTTTAAGAACGCATGAAGAGTATGAATTAGATGAGCTCTTATTATTACTTATGGTTTTTGGAATTATCTCAATATTTTATATATATAGACGTGTAGTAGAACAAAGGGTTATTAATTCTCAACTAAAGAAGCTAAATGAAACTTTAGAACAAAAAGTAAAAAATGAAATAGATAAGAGAAGAAAACAAGAGCAAATGTTAATACAACAGAGTAAATTAGCAGCAATGGGAGAGATGATAGGAAATATAGCACATCAATGGAGGCAACCCTTAAATGCTTTAGGATTAGTGATTCAGAATATACAATTTTCATATAGTAGAGGTGAATTAAATGAAGAAAATTTATCTAGAAATATAAATAAAGCAAATATGTTAACAACGAATATGTCAAATACTATTGATGATTTTAGGAATTTCTTTAAACCTGATAAACAAAAAGAAATATTTAAAGTATATGAACCAATAAAAAAAGCTATTTATTTAATAGAAGCAACTTTAGAAAAAAATAAAATAAAAATAGAAACTTCTTTTGAAAATGATTTAGAAATATATGGTTTTGAAAATGAATTTTCGCAAAGTATATTAAATATAATCTCTAATGCAAAAGATGCGATTATTGAAAATAATATTTCTTTAGGAGAAATAAAAATCAAAACTTTCAAGATAGAAGATAACATTATAATAGAAATTAAAGATAATGCGGGAGGAGTAAAAGCTGAAATAAAAGATAAAATTTTTGAACCATATTTTACAACAAAAGAAGAGGGTAAAGGTATGGGTATAGGTCTTTATATGTCAAAAACAATAATTGAAAATAATATGGATGGACAAATAAATATAAAAGATATTCCTAATGGTTCATGTTTTGTTATTAAATTGTCGATACCTAATATAAAAAATGATATAAGATAA
- a CDS encoding Dps family protein, translating to MSKVVESLKQIQADAHALYIKMHNYHWNIKGMDFFPVHSHTEEIYNSMSVLYDDTAERILQLGEKPYLTIKQLADATKIETETKDSFNSKEIVVSIIKEYNYLLNEFKHLSKVASENADKTTETFADDKIAKFEKDVWLMSNMIS from the coding sequence ATGTCAAAAGTAGTAGAAAGTTTAAAACAAATTCAAGCTGATGCACATGCATTATATATAAAAATGCATAATTATCATTGGAATATAAAAGGGATGGATTTCTTTCCTGTACATAGTCACACAGAAGAGATTTATAATAGTATGTCTGTACTTTATGATGATACAGCAGAAAGAATCTTACAATTAGGAGAAAAACCATATTTAACTATAAAACAGTTAGCTGATGCAACAAAAATTGAGACAGAAACAAAAGATTCATTTAATTCAAAAGAAATAGTTGTATCAATTATTAAAGAGTATAACTATTTATTAAATGAGTTTAAACATTTAAGTAAAGTTGCATCTGAGAATGCAGATAAAACAACTGAAACTTTTGCAGATGATAAAATTGCAAAATTTGAAAAAGATGTGTGGTTGATGTCAAATATGATTTCATAA
- the katG gene encoding catalase/peroxidase HPI, translating into MARCPITGLGSDDAVVNPAVSNKGTYNKDWWPNQLNLKILSLHNNKVNPMGEDFDYAKEFEKLDYEALKKDLTVLMTDSQEWWPADYGHYGPLFIRMAWHSAGTYRIGDGRGGSSTGNQRFAPLNSWPDNANLDKARRLLWPIKQKYGNQISWADLMILAGNVALESMGFKTFGFAGGRVDIWEPEEDIYWGNEDEWLGDDRYDKNKHISEDLENPLAAVQMGLIYVNPEGPNGEPNVLESAKDIRETFARMAMGDKETVALIAGGHTFGKCHGAGDPQNVGAEPEAEGLIAQGLGWLSKFLSGKGNDTITSGIEGSWTANPTQWDNGYFDVLFAYDWNLEKSPAGAWQWAPVNPKEEHLAPSAHDSSKKVKTMMTTADMAMRMDPIYGPISKRFHENPEEFADAFARAWFKLTHRDLGPKSRYLGPEVPKEDLIWQDVVPVSNNIIDDSDIEVLKEKILNSNLSISQLVNTAWASASTYRDSDKRGGANGARIRLAPQKDWEVNQETQVVISKLEEIQKDFNSSSNKDVSLADLIVLGGSAAVEKAAIDAGVDVKIPFVAGRTDATQEQTHVESFSHLEPFADGFRNYQKKKYAVTSEELLVDKAQLLGLSAPEMTVLIGGMRVLGANYNNSSKGVFTYRPGVLTNDFFVNLLDMENIWNDINEDAQEFSCTTSKSTNVKWTASRVDLVFGSNSQLRAIAEVYAQEGNQKKFVNDFIHAWNKVMNADRFDIK; encoded by the coding sequence ATGGCAAGATGTCCAATTACAGGTTTAGGTAGTGATGATGCAGTTGTAAACCCAGCTGTAAGTAACAAGGGTACATATAATAAAGATTGGTGGCCTAATCAGCTAAATTTAAAAATTCTTTCTTTACATAATAATAAAGTTAATCCAATGGGAGAAGATTTTGATTATGCAAAAGAGTTTGAAAAGCTTGATTATGAAGCATTAAAGAAAGATTTAACTGTTTTAATGACAGACTCACAAGAGTGGTGGCCTGCTGATTATGGCCATTATGGACCACTGTTTATAAGAATGGCTTGGCATAGTGCTGGTACTTATAGAATTGGTGATGGTAGAGGTGGATCAAGTACGGGTAATCAACGATTTGCACCTTTGAATTCTTGGCCTGATAATGCAAACTTGGATAAAGCTAGAAGACTTCTTTGGCCAATTAAACAAAAATATGGAAATCAAATTTCTTGGGCAGATTTAATGATACTTGCTGGAAATGTTGCTTTAGAATCTATGGGATTTAAGACATTTGGTTTTGCAGGTGGTAGAGTTGATATATGGGAACCAGAAGAGGATATTTATTGGGGAAATGAAGATGAATGGTTAGGTGATGATAGATATGATAAAAACAAACATATTAGTGAAGATTTAGAAAATCCTCTTGCAGCTGTTCAAATGGGTCTTATATATGTAAATCCAGAAGGACCAAATGGTGAACCAAATGTTTTAGAATCTGCTAAAGATATAAGAGAAACATTCGCAAGAATGGCAATGGGTGATAAAGAGACTGTTGCTTTAATTGCGGGTGGACATACTTTTGGTAAATGTCATGGTGCAGGAGATCCTCAAAATGTTGGAGCAGAACCAGAAGCTGAAGGACTTATTGCACAAGGTTTAGGGTGGTTAAGTAAATTCTTATCAGGTAAAGGTAATGATACTATAACAAGTGGTATTGAAGGTTCATGGACTGCAAATCCAACACAATGGGATAATGGATATTTTGATGTATTATTTGCATATGATTGGAATTTAGAAAAATCTCCTGCTGGTGCTTGGCAATGGGCTCCTGTTAATCCAAAAGAAGAGCATTTAGCTCCAAGTGCTCATGATTCTTCAAAAAAAGTAAAAACAATGATGACTACAGCAGATATGGCTATGAGAATGGATCCTATTTATGGACCAATCTCAAAAAGATTTCATGAAAATCCAGAAGAGTTTGCAGATGCATTTGCAAGAGCTTGGTTTAAATTGACACATAGAGATTTAGGCCCAAAAAGTAGATATCTTGGACCAGAAGTACCAAAAGAAGATTTAATTTGGCAAGATGTAGTTCCAGTATCAAATAATATTATTGATGATTCTGATATTGAAGTTTTAAAAGAAAAGATCTTAAACTCTAATTTATCAATATCACAACTTGTAAATACTGCATGGGCTTCTGCTTCTACATATAGAGATTCTGATAAAAGAGGTGGTGCTAATGGTGCAAGAATTAGATTAGCTCCTCAAAAAGATTGGGAAGTAAATCAAGAAACACAAGTAGTTATTTCAAAATTAGAAGAGATTCAAAAAGATTTTAATTCTTCATCAAATAAAGATGTTTCACTTGCAGATTTAATTGTATTAGGTGGAAGTGCTGCTGTTGAAAAAGCTGCAATTGATGCTGGAGTTGATGTAAAAATTCCTTTTGTAGCAGGTAGAACAGATGCAACACAAGAACAAACTCATGTGGAATCTTTTTCTCATCTTGAACCTTTTGCAGATGGTTTTAGAAATTATCAAAAGAAAAAATATGCAGTTACAAGTGAAGAACTTTTAGTTGATAAAGCTCAATTATTAGGATTAAGTGCACCAGAAATGACTGTTTTAATAGGTGGTATGAGAGTATTAGGGGCTAATTATAATAATAGTTCAAAAGGTGTATTTACTTATAGACCTGGTGTATTAACAAATGATTTCTTTGTAAATCTTCTTGATATGGAAAATATCTGGAATGATATTAATGAAGATGCACAAGAGTTTAGTTGTACAACAAGTAAATCTACTAATGTTAAATGGACAGCAAGTAGAGTTGATTTAGTATTTGGTTCAAATTCTCAATTAAGAGCTATTGCAGAAGTTTATGCACAAGAGGGTAACCAAAAGAAATTTGTTAATGATTTTATTCATGCATGGAATAAAGTTATGAATGCAGATAGATTTGATATAAAATAA
- a CDS encoding 2-isopropylmalate synthase, which yields MDKNRIYVFDTTLRDGEQSPGCSMNTEEKIKVALQLEKLGVDVIEAGFAAASPGDFDAVSRIAQEVEKSSICSLSRAVENDIKQAGLAVEKAKLKRIHTFIATSPIHMKYKLKMSEEEVIKRAIRAVEYAKTFVDDVEFSLEDAGRSEIPFMKEVMDAVINAGATTINLPDTVGYRLPTELSAMIKELSDFAGNRAIISVHNHNDLGLATANTLAAVASGARQIEVTINGLGERAGNSALEEAVMAIKTRKDAFGDLYTNINTKELYATSRLVATITGVEPQQNKAIVGKNAFSHESGIHQDGVLKHQETYEIMKPEDVGVIKDSTLILGKHSGRAAFRDKINQLGFDKVSDEELNSAFEKFKVLADKKKDVTDDDVRMLITDESLNQDKIYELDSLQISDCSNGLPTAAVSIKFKDEFLVDANIGNGTMDAIFKTIDRLTGYNGQLQNYNVTSVTEGQDALAKVTTRVVFDETSPSFVGHGLSVDTMVATAKAYISALNSYLSQKERLAAKREHQV from the coding sequence ATGGATAAAAATAGAATATACGTATTTGATACTACGTTAAGAGATGGGGAGCAAAGTCCTGGTTGTTCAATGAACACAGAAGAGAAGATTAAAGTCGCTTTACAATTAGAAAAATTAGGTGTAGATGTTATTGAAGCTGGATTCGCTGCAGCAAGTCCTGGGGATTTTGATGCAGTTAGTAGAATTGCACAAGAAGTAGAGAAATCATCAATCTGTTCATTAAGTAGAGCAGTAGAAAATGATATTAAACAAGCTGGATTAGCAGTAGAAAAAGCCAAATTAAAAAGAATTCATACTTTTATTGCAACTTCGCCAATTCATATGAAATATAAATTAAAAATGAGTGAAGAAGAGGTAATTAAAAGAGCCATTAGAGCAGTTGAATATGCAAAAACTTTTGTAGATGATGTGGAGTTTTCTTTAGAAGATGCAGGAAGAAGTGAAATTCCTTTTATGAAAGAAGTAATGGATGCTGTAATTAATGCTGGTGCAACTACAATTAACTTACCAGATACAGTTGGATATAGATTACCAACTGAATTATCTGCAATGATTAAAGAGTTAAGTGATTTTGCAGGAAATAGAGCAATTATTTCTGTTCATAATCATAATGACTTAGGATTAGCAACAGCAAATACATTAGCAGCAGTTGCAAGTGGTGCTAGACAAATAGAAGTTACAATTAATGGTTTAGGTGAAAGAGCAGGTAATTCTGCTTTAGAAGAAGCTGTAATGGCAATCAAAACAAGAAAAGATGCTTTTGGAGATTTATATACAAATATAAATACAAAAGAACTTTATGCTACATCAAGATTAGTTGCAACAATTACAGGTGTTGAACCACAACAAAATAAAGCTATTGTTGGTAAAAATGCATTCTCTCATGAAAGTGGAATTCATCAAGATGGGGTATTGAAACATCAAGAAACTTATGAAATTATGAAACCTGAAGATGTTGGTGTTATTAAAGATTCTACTTTAATTTTAGGAAAACATAGTGGTAGAGCTGCGTTTAGAGATAAAATTAATCAATTAGGTTTTGATAAAGTAAGTGATGAAGAGTTAAATTCAGCATTTGAGAAATTTAAAGTTTTAGCAGATAAGAAAAAAGATGTTACCGATGATGATGTTAGAATGTTAATCACTGATGAGTCTTTAAATCAAGATAAGATTTATGAATTAGATTCATTACAAATTAGTGATTGTTCAAATGGACTTCCAACAGCAGCTGTATCTATTAAATTTAAAGATGAGTTCTTAGTTGATGCAAATATTGGTAATGGTACAATGGATGCAATCTTTAAAACTATTGATAGATTAACAGGTTATAATGGTCAATTGCAAAACTATAATGTAACCTCTGTAACAGAAGGACAGGATGCTTTAGCAAAAGTTACAACAAGAGTTGTTTTTGATGAAACTTCACCATCTTTTGTTGGTCATGGATTAAGTGTTGATACTATGGTAGCAACAGCAAAAGCTTATATTAGTGCTTTAAATTCATATCTTTCTCAAAAAGAGAGATTGGCAGCAAAACGTGAACATCAAGTTTAA
- a CDS encoding NAD-binding protein, with protein MKTSIVKFFYFLDNSSFYTDFKAFTKNILENSKYKYKKYFDFFMIFLVISTIGILIYEVNHPHLALFDNYEYAAIIIFIIEWLGRLWVYNDTRKIVIQDYEESLFLASNYNLKNSIKKAFNEKLKFIFSPMSIIDLLAILPAYRPLRVLRIFLLFRLFKILRYTNSLKEFLHIFKERKFELYTLVILSTVVIFFGSTIMFIYEGPVGQNPNVNNFFDAVYWSLITISTVGYGDIVPITPEGKFVTLILVINGFLVIAFSTSILTTALAERMEHIKQNRIESEVEKLKEFIIICGYRTISKSLIEELIKIKKKILIVDENPEKIALAKEQNYLAVCGDCTDMDFLEKIGVGKTAVTIICLFENDAINLSAVLGARTLDANIKIVTLVNNIEVESKLKLAGANFLINPNQISAMVASEYIGQPVAFDALYGILLNEDISAEVDEIEIVEGMQIIGFDINQIDFDDYNIVLIGVIDTKQNHKFIFNPTNIKYTIKQNDILIVIGYKSSIKELKTNFFNNKFLKVQDEK; from the coding sequence ATGAAAACTAGTATAGTTAAATTTTTTTACTTTTTAGATAATTCTTCTTTCTATACAGATTTTAAGGCTTTTACAAAAAATATATTAGAAAATAGTAAATATAAATATAAAAAATATTTTGATTTTTTTATGATTTTTTTAGTAATAAGTACAATTGGAATACTTATCTATGAAGTAAATCATCCTCATTTGGCTCTATTTGATAATTATGAATATGCAGCAATTATTATATTTATTATTGAATGGCTTGGACGTCTTTGGGTTTATAATGATACACGAAAAATAGTTATTCAAGATTATGAAGAATCACTCTTTCTTGCTTCAAATTATAATTTAAAAAATTCAATAAAAAAAGCTTTTAATGAAAAGTTGAAATTTATCTTCTCTCCCATGTCTATAATTGATTTACTTGCTATTTTACCTGCATACAGACCTTTACGAGTTCTTAGAATATTTTTACTTTTTAGATTATTTAAGATTTTAAGATATACAAATTCTCTAAAAGAGTTTTTACATATTTTTAAAGAAAGAAAATTTGAACTTTATACTTTAGTGATTTTAAGTACTGTAGTTATTTTCTTCGGTTCAACAATTATGTTTATTTATGAAGGACCAGTAGGTCAAAATCCAAATGTAAATAATTTTTTTGATGCTGTTTATTGGTCATTAATTACTATTTCTACTGTTGGTTATGGTGATATTGTGCCTATTACCCCAGAAGGAAAATTTGTAACTTTAATTTTAGTAATAAATGGATTTTTAGTAATAGCATTTAGTACATCAATTTTAACAACAGCATTAGCTGAAAGAATGGAACATATAAAACAAAATAGAATTGAAAGTGAAGTTGAAAAACTAAAAGAGTTTATTATTATATGTGGATATAGAACTATATCCAAAAGTTTAATTGAAGAGTTAATTAAAATCAAAAAAAAGATTTTAATAGTAGATGAAAATCCAGAAAAGATCGCTTTAGCAAAAGAACAAAATTATTTAGCAGTTTGCGGTGATTGTACTGATATGGACTTTTTGGAAAAAATTGGTGTAGGAAAAACTGCTGTAACAATTATTTGTTTATTTGAAAATGATGCCATAAATTTATCAGCCGTTCTTGGTGCAAGAACTTTAGATGCTAATATAAAAATAGTAACATTGGTAAATAATATAGAAGTTGAAAGTAAATTAAAATTAGCAGGAGCAAATTTTTTAATAAATCCAAATCAAATAAGTGCTATGGTTGCAAGTGAATATATTGGACAACCTGTAGCTTTTGATGCTTTATATGGTATTTTGTTAAATGAAGATATTTCAGCTGAAGTTGATGAAATAGAAATAGTTGAAGGTATGCAAATTATAGGTTTTGATATAAATCAGATCGATTTTGATGATTATAATATTGTATTAATTGGTGTAATTGATACAAAACAAAATCATAAATTTATTTTCAATCCCACAAATATAAAATATACTATAAAGCAAAATGATATTTTAATTGTAATAGGTTATAAAAGTTCAATAAAAGAATTAAAAACAAATTTCTTCAATAATAAGTTTTTAAAGGTACAAGATGAAAAATAG
- a CDS encoding potassium channel family protein, producing MKNRVIVYGYTSLGSKIAITLKDKDYEVLVVDFDEDNLLKAKKDEFKTYNYTLLNDDELISLGIENKIDSIFCVSKSDKNNLFVTLSVRNLNRNLKIISVSKTKAESKKLLVAGATKVLNPNDLGALKIYRNLTKPLMTKVLDDILFTKSDLNISQIYINKNSIFNQKFLKNIKVHKQFNILLLGIMDKELGDKFIFKTKGINHKIDEGDILVIVGKNNDLQRFRQYVEGTVNGTI from the coding sequence ATGAAAAATAGAGTTATAGTATATGGTTATACTTCATTGGGTTCAAAAATTGCTATAACATTAAAAGATAAAGATTATGAAGTCTTAGTTGTAGATTTTGATGAAGATAATCTTCTTAAAGCTAAAAAAGATGAATTTAAAACATATAATTATACTCTATTAAATGATGATGAATTAATATCTTTAGGTATTGAAAATAAAATTGATTCTATTTTTTGTGTAAGTAAAAGTGATAAAAATAATCTTTTTGTTACATTATCTGTTAGAAATTTAAATAGAAATTTAAAAATTATTTCTGTTTCAAAAACAAAAGCAGAATCAAAAAAATTGTTAGTTGCTGGAGCAACAAAAGTTTTAAATCCTAATGATTTGGGTGCTCTTAAAATCTATAGAAATCTTACAAAGCCATTAATGACTAAAGTTTTAGATGATATATTATTTACTAAATCTGATTTAAATATATCTCAAATATATATAAACAAAAATTCTATATTTAATCAAAAATTTTTAAAAAATATTAAAGTTCATAAGCAATTTAATATCCTTCTTCTTGGTATAATGGATAAGGAGTTAGGCGACAAATTTATTTTTAAAACAAAAGGAATAAATCACAAAATTGATGAAGGAGACATATTGGTTATTGTAGGGAAGAACAATGATTTACAAAGGTTTAGGCAATACGTAGAAGGAACTGTAAATGGCACAATTTAA
- a CDS encoding DUF1538 family protein, whose product MAQFNFFLRLLKDSFRDLLPIIVVILFFQLAIIQSVPDNWISTAIGLTIVGFGLAIFLQGLEIGIFPVGEGLARDFAKSGKVVWILFFGFLIGFGTTIAEPALAVIADKAAAISSGRIDSTILRLVVAGSVGFAILLGVFRIIKGHPIHYYIIIGYLLVVGVTFFAPKEIIGLAYDLGGVTTSTVTVPLVAALGIGLATSIKNRNPVIDGFGLIAFASLTPMIFVQIYGIAVYNLVDAKDVASVVVDATVSNVAQITLIKVVNGLVAVTKDVIPILAIILFFQYLVLKKSINNIKTVFLGFILVIIGLYAFILGLEMGLFSLGETMAYQLTKRESIFVVYAFAFAIGFSTTMAEPALMAIAKKAKEISDGKINDFALRLFVALGVAIGIALGAFRIVDGGHIHYYIIVGYIVVIILTFVAPKYIIPVAYDSGGVTTSTVTVPLVAALGIGLATNIEGRSALVDGFGLIAFASLFPMITVMLYGIIIEKLGVKSDTEIEAANILKDALIDAENMDLATVNIDGSDRRHSLTMDFSAVVIIVPTDKKIDAIEAASKAGATGVTALKAEGIGISEMTNFYRTTKEADEVLLLFLLPTGMVNPVIKSIIHSLHITTVGKGVAFAFPLTHMKGISLTRHDIYTFRKEHKDTSSKNKTEKFDENSFNERLEKELNARSERT is encoded by the coding sequence ATGGCACAATTTAATTTCTTTTTACGTTTATTAAAAGATTCTTTTAGAGATTTACTACCTATTATTGTAGTAATTTTATTTTTTCAATTAGCGATTATCCAATCTGTTCCAGATAATTGGATTTCAACTGCTATTGGATTAACTATTGTTGGTTTTGGTCTTGCAATTTTTTTACAAGGACTAGAAATTGGTATTTTCCCAGTTGGAGAGGGATTAGCAAGGGATTTTGCAAAAAGTGGGAAAGTTGTATGGATTCTGTTTTTTGGATTTTTAATTGGTTTTGGTACAACAATTGCAGAACCTGCTCTTGCTGTAATTGCAGATAAAGCAGCAGCAATTTCAAGTGGAAGAATTGATTCAACGATATTAAGATTAGTAGTTGCAGGTTCTGTTGGATTTGCAATTTTGTTAGGTGTATTTAGGATAATAAAAGGACATCCTATTCATTATTATATAATAATTGGATACCTTTTAGTTGTGGGAGTTACTTTTTTTGCTCCAAAAGAGATTATTGGTTTGGCTTATGATTTAGGTGGAGTTACAACTTCAACAGTTACTGTTCCTTTAGTTGCTGCACTTGGTATTGGTTTAGCTACTTCTATAAAAAATAGAAATCCTGTTATTGATGGTTTTGGGCTTATTGCATTTGCTTCTTTAACTCCTATGATATTTGTTCAAATTTATGGAATTGCAGTTTATAATTTAGTTGATGCAAAAGATGTTGCAAGTGTTGTAGTTGATGCAACTGTTTCTAATGTTGCTCAAATTACTTTGATAAAAGTCGTTAATGGTTTAGTTGCTGTTACAAAGGATGTAATTCCGATTTTAGCAATTATTTTATTTTTTCAATATCTTGTATTAAAAAAGAGTATTAATAATATAAAAACTGTATTTTTAGGTTTTATATTAGTTATTATTGGATTATATGCATTTATTTTAGGTCTTGAAATGGGTCTTTTCTCTCTTGGAGAGACAATGGCTTATCAATTAACTAAAAGAGAATCTATTTTTGTTGTTTATGCTTTTGCATTTGCAATAGGTTTTTCTACAACTATGGCTGAACCAGCTCTTATGGCAATTGCAAAAAAAGCAAAAGAGATAAGTGATGGTAAAATAAATGATTTTGCTTTAAGATTATTTGTAGCACTTGGTGTTGCTATTGGTATTGCACTTGGAGCTTTTAGAATTGTTGATGGTGGACATATTCATTATTATATTATTGTGGGATATATAGTTGTAATAATCTTAACTTTTGTTGCACCAAAATATATTATTCCTGTTGCTTATGATAGTGGAGGAGTTACAACTTCAACAGTTACTGTTCCTTTAGTTGCTGCACTTGGTATTGGTCTAGCTACAAATATAGAAGGAAGAAGTGCTTTAGTTGATGGTTTTGGGCTTATTGCATTTGCATCTCTTTTTCCAATGATTACAGTGATGCTTTATGGTATAATTATTGAAAAACTTGGTGTTAAATCTGATACTGAAATTGAAGCTGCAAATATTTTAAAAGATGCTCTTATTGATGCAGAAAATATGGATTTAGCTACAGTTAATATTGATGGAAGTGATAGAAGACATTCTTTAACAATGGATTTTAGTGCAGTTGTTATTATTGTTCCTACTGATAAAAAGATAGATGCAATTGAAGCTGCAAGTAAAGCAGGTGCTACGGGAGTAACAGCATTAAAAGCTGAAGGTATAGGAATTAGTGAAATGACTAATTTTTATCGAACTACAAAAGAAGCTGATGAAGTATTATTACTATTTTTACTTCCTACTGGAATGGTAAATCCAGTTATCAAATCAATTATACACTCTTTACATATAACAACTGTTGGAAAAGGTGTAGCCTTTGCTTTTCCATTAACTCATATGAAAGGTATAAGTTTAACAAGACATGATATTTATACATTTAGAAAAGAGCATAAAGATACTTCTTCTAAAAATAAAACAGAGAAGTTTGATGAAAATAGTTTTAATGAAAGATTGGAAAAAGAGTTAAATGCAAGAAGTGAAAGAACTTGA
- a CDS encoding thioredoxin family protein, with translation MQEVKELDFLISKINTGNPVLIYFSSENCSVCKVLKPKIENEIKNNFLKIELFEVKADLYKQIASHFTIFSIPSILVFFDKKEFNRQGRNISVPMFIKDIKRVYELFYME, from the coding sequence ATGCAAGAAGTGAAAGAACTTGATTTTTTAATATCTAAGATTAATACAGGAAATCCTGTATTAATCTATTTTAGTTCTGAAAATTGTTCAGTTTGTAAAGTTTTGAAACCAAAAATTGAAAATGAAATAAAAAATAACTTCCTAAAAATTGAGTTATTTGAAGTTAAGGCTGATTTATATAAACAAATAGCAAGTCATTTTACGATATTTTCTATACCTAGTATATTAGTTTTTTTTGATAAAAAAGAGTTTAATCGACAAGGACGAAATATAAGTGTTCCTATGTTTATCAAAGATATAAAAAGAGTCTATGAATTATTTTATATGGAATAA
- a CDS encoding heme-binding domain-containing protein, translated as MKKTLLIIVGLFIAIQFIKPTQQNAKVIDDLQLKARPEVMKILKTSCYDCHSDNTIWPWYSKIAPFSWTITAHVVDGREAVNFSIWETYSKEKKQKELKSIYKKVYASMPLKSYVWIHKDAILTKDQIKTIRDWTGVRR; from the coding sequence ATGAAAAAAACATTATTAATTATAGTTGGATTATTTATAGCAATACAGTTTATTAAACCAACACAACAAAATGCAAAAGTAATAGATGATTTACAATTAAAAGCACGACCTGAAGTGATGAAAATATTAAAAACTTCATGTTATGATTGTCATTCTGATAATACTATTTGGCCATGGTATTCTAAAATTGCTCCTTTTTCTTGGACTATTACAGCACATGTAGTTGATGGAAGAGAAGCTGTTAATTTTAGTATATGGGAAACTTATTCAAAAGAAAAAAAACAAAAAGAGTTAAAATCTATTTATAAAAAAGTATATGCATCTATGCCTCTTAAAAGTTATGTATGGATTCATAAAGATGCAATATTAACAAAAGATCAAATTAAAACGATTAGAGATTGGACTGGAGTGAGAAGATAA